CATGGGAATTGTGAATGATGAGCATATTGAGCAAACGGTTGGGGCGATAAAAACTGCGTTGCGGGTCGTTGCCTGATCACTGCCCGTACATGTCCTTCAACTTCTCCATGTCCACATCCTTGTACATCTTTTCGCAGTCTTCGATGAGACCACCTTTCCTGTTGCTACCGCAGCCAACGAAGTAAAACACAACCCCCACATTCACATCAAAGAATCCATCTTTGAACTTCGGGTTTCCGCGCATTTTGCCAGGTGTTGAGACGCTTCCGGGATCGCTGTAAAAGTCCCTATTGGCGTCTCCGGTAGGAGCAATGTAGTTTCCGCTCACATCATCCAAGTAATCGGTTATGGTCCAATGGTAAAGCACCTCGCCCTTCAGCCCCCAACGGCAGTTGATCTGGTATTTCAAGCCAAGTCCTGTTGGGATGCTGACCGTCCAATTGGAATATGCGACACCTTCGGTCTGAAGCGGACGTAGCGCCACGCCATCGCGTTTAGGTTCAAAATTCAACGCACTTACCCCTGCGGTGATGTATGGCAGGAACTTCCATTTATCGTTTGGCAGAATGTCGAACGTGCCACGAAGACCGATCTCATGCACCAGCGAACGGAAACGCAGGTCACGGTTTTTCCTCCAAGCAGCCGCAGCAAATTGGTCGCTCGCGGTTATCTCGCCCAGCGTATAGTTGAGTTGCAGCCCCCAACGTCTGGTGATCTGCCAATGAAGCCCTGCATCCACCGTCCAGCGCATGGTGGCCGGATGCGGCCACAGATGCTCCTGAAGGTCGCCACTGTAAAACATGGTTCCTACCCCAACAAACACCCCCAACTTGCCTTGGGCATTCGCTTCTTCGGTAAACGAAATGATGAATAGGGCGATAACAATTGGAAGGAAACGTTTCATGGCTGGTTGGTCAGATACTTAGAACGGGCGGTTGTTGTGCGTAGTATGTACTTTTGACGGCCTCACAAAATTAGGTTGCGAAAGTCGGTACGGCATAAAGGTGTTGATGTGGTTTATTCACAACGTAGCGTTGGCGAAACCGTGCTGCTGTTACATGGTTTTTTGGAAGAGCGCGGCATGTGGAACAATTACGCTGATGAGTTAAGCAAGAACTACAACGTAATTGCGGTGGATCTTCTTGGGCAAGGCGAAACGGGAAGTATCGGTTACGTGCATTCCATGGAAGACCACGCTGCGGCCGTGGCTGCGGTGCTTGATACGGAGACTGTGGAAAGCTTCACGGTTGTCGGTCATTCGATGGGCGGTTATGTGGCGTTGGCGTTGGCCGAGCTGCTTCCAGCCAAAATCCAAAAATTAGTTCTGTTCCATTCTACCGCTTACCCCGATTCTGAAGAACGCAAGAAAGACCGCGAGCGCGTGATCGACCTTGTGAAACGAAACAAGGGTGTTTATGTGCGAACCGTCATCCCTTCGCTGTTTGCCGAGCATTCGCGAACAGAACTGAAAGATGAGATCCAAGACATTATTGACATTGCGAATGGTTTTACTGAGCAGGGAATTGTTGCTAACATCCGCGGCATGATGGAACGGAAGGACCGCTCAGCCATCCTCAAGAGTATATCTTTCCCAAAATTGATCCTGCATGGCGAACTGGATTCGGTGATCCCGACCGAAAGTGTAGAGAAATTAGCTGCGCTGAATTCAAATATTTCGCTTCAGGTGGTGAGCAACATCGGCCACATGGGACATTTGGAAGCTCCCGAAAAATGTCTCCGAATCCTTTCTGATTTTATTGCGAACTGATGGCAGAGGAATTGAAAATAACGGCCTCGGCCAACCGCAAGGAAATGTACGACCAACTCCTTCCGCAAATAGAAGTACTTGTAGAAGGTGAGCCATCACTTGTGGCCAATCTCGCCAACGTGGCTGCCGCATTGCGCCAAACATTCGGGTTCTTTTGGGTGGGGTTTTATTTGGTCGATGGCCGAGAACTGGTGCTCGGGCCCTTTCAGGGCGACATTGCCTGCACGCGAATCCGTTTTGGAAAAGGTGTTTGCGGCACTTCGTGGAAGAAGAAAAAGACCGTTATCGTTCCGAATGTGGATGAATTTCCAGGCCACATCGCATGCAGTTCCGCATCCCGTTCCGAGATCGTAGTTCCGATCATTTCCAATGAAACCGTAGTTGCCGTTCTGGATGTGGACAGCGACAGATTGGATGATTTCAGTGAGGTGGACAAGCTCGGTCTGGAACCGATCGCAAAGCTTCTAATTCCATTTTTCGGATGAGAAGAACGCTGCGCTACATAGCCATTCTGATGCTGTTCGGTTGTGCTCAGCAGGTAGCACCAACGGGCGGCCCGAAGGATGAAACGCCCCCGAAGATCCTGAAGGAAATTCCAGCCAACCTTTCCCCCGATTTCAATGCCAAGCAGATCATCATTTTCTTCGATGAGTTCATTCAGTTGAAATCAACCTCAGAGCAAGTGGTCATCTCGCCACCTATGCTGCAACCTCCCACTTACCAGCTGAAGCAGAAATCGTTGGTGGTGAAATTTCAGCAGGAACTGGCTCCGAACACGACTTACACCATCAACTTCGGTGAGGCCATTGCCGACAACAACGAGGGCAACTTTCTTGAAAACTACACCTACGTTTTCAGCACCGGTGCGCATCTCGATAGCATGCAGGTGAAAGGACGATTGATCGATGCGCTGACCGGAGACCCTGAACCGGATGCGCTCGTCATGCTTTACAAAAACAATAACGATTCGCTGCCGCTGGATACAATTCCGGATTACTTCACGCGAACGCTGGAGGACGGCACGTTCCACATCAAGAACGTGGCGGACCGGCCGTTCAAGATCTTCGCTCTGAAAGATGAAAACGCCAACTATCGGTTCGATGTCCCGACCGAGAAGATCGGATTCATCGACTCGCTCATTCTGCCTTTTACTCCGCCAGTGCCTGTTGCGGCAGACACAACCGCAACCGATTCTCTGAAGGTCGATTCCATCCCAACGGACACGTTGAGTTCGCTTAAAAAGTCTGGTGGAAAAGCGATTCCTTCGTATGAGATGCGCATGTTCGTGGAAGAAGACACGACACAATTCCTTAAAAAGGGTTACTGCGATTATTATGGCAAGCTGGTTTTCATTTACAATCGACCTGTAGAGGATTTCGAAATCAAAATAGATGGCGTTGAGTTCAAGAAGCAATGGAATTTGGAGGATTTCAGCGCTTACCGCGATACGATAAACGTCTGGACTACCGATGTGGTGCCAGACACCATGAAGCTGTTGGTGACCGCAGACAACCACCCACGAGATACGGTGGAACTGACCATGAAACCGCGAACGAATGAGGTTGAAGTGAAACATACCTCCAAGGGAAAAGGCGCCAAGAAACTACAGGGCGAAAAGTTTGCGCTCACCGCCCAATTCCAACCTCCTGCCGGACGTTCGCCAAAACCGGGTGGTGCACTTACTTTGGTTTGGAATCATCCCGTCATCGGAACCGACCTTTCAAGAGTGAAACTGTATGAAGATTCGGTGCGGGTGATGTATGATATCGAAGCGCGCGATGCCGCCCTGCGCAAATTCAGCATCCGCTATCCCTGGAAAAAGGACCATAATTACCGCCTTTTGGTACTCGATAGCGCTTTCACCGATCTCTACGGACTTCAAAACGACAGCATCGAAACCAGTTTCAAAGGCACGGACAAGGAAATGTTCGGTGAGCTCAGTTTGAAGATCACCGAACAACCGCAAACTCAACTGTTGGTGGAGTTGCTCAATTCTTCCAACGTGATTCTCGATGGTCGCGCCATCTCTAAAAAGGAAACCATCATGTTCGAGAAACTCGATCCCGGCAAGTACAATCTTCAGGTGGTTACCGATCTCAACAGAAATGGTAAATGGGATAGCGGCCGTTATTCGGAAAAGCGCCAGCCAGAACCCATCAAGATCATCCAGCAGGGAGCGGAAGTGCGGCAGAATTGGAACTTCGAGCTGGAGTGGAACCCGAACGAAACGCAGTAACGAGCGGCTTCATCTATATTTGCCGCGCCAATTGAACACATGAAGAAGCTTCTACTTGCGCTTTTCCTAACACTCAGTTTCGGAGCATCCTTTGCTCAGAATACTGACCAGACCGTGGCGGATGAAAAGCCGAAGAAGAAAAGACGCATGCCATCCACGCGCGAAATGGTGCTGCTCAACTTCAATTTCGATAGCTGGCTGAACACGCCATCGACCGTCAAACCCAAATGGTTTGCTTCGCGGGGCGTGGACGTGGCCGTACTTTACGACTACGTGATCGCCAAAAGCACTTTCAGTCTCGGTTTGGGCGTGGGGTTCAATTCGCACAACATTCAAATGGAAGCCTTCCCAATTGAATATCAGGTGAAGGACAATGGTCGAGCGAACACGGAAACGCACTCCTACACCATGCTCGACCCGAAGTTCTTCGATGGCCAGAAGATCACGGTGAATAAGATCTCTACCAATTTCATCGACATTCCATTTGAGGTCCGATTCCGTTCAAAATCCCCAGCAGACAGGAAGAAACTCACGGCAGCCATCGGTTTCAAGATCGGTTGGTTGGTGCAGAGCCACACCAAGACCAAGGTAGATGAAGACTACTATTATCAGGGTGTCAATTTCGGCCGTAAGGTGAAAACCTACGACATTCCCAACCTGACAAAATTCCGATACGGAGTTTCTGCCCGCATCGGCTACGCGAATTACTACGTTAGCTTCTTCTACTCACTCACGCCACTTTTTGTAAAAGGCAAAGGAACCGAGGCCACACCCATTTCAATTGGTATTGGCGTAAGTCCTTTTTAAATTAGGGGATGCTTAAACTGCGTCCTGCTCTCATTTTACTTGTTTCGGTCACTGTTTTACTGGTCGGCTGTTTTCACCTTCTGCCAAAAGGAACGGATGTTCACTTGAACGAAAGCTATGGCCCTGATCAACGGAACAAACTCGACATGTATCTGCCCGATGTCCGCGATACATCCACCAAAACCGTTATGCTTATACATGGTGGTGCTTGGGTGGCAGGCGATAAGGGTGGCGCTGAACTCAAAGATGTCCGAAATCAGCTTTTAGAGGCCGGATATGCCGTTGCCAGTATGAATTACCGCTACGCATGTGGCGACTACCATAAGCAGATGGAAGACGTGGGAAATGCGCTGAATCATATTGTAGCTCACGCTGATGGCTGGAAAATCGGTTCATCGCGCTTTGCGCTGATGGGATACAGTGCAGGAGGCCATTTGGCACTCTTGTATGCACATGTCTTCGATGAACAGAACCTCGTGCAAACGGTGATCTCGAATGTAGGCCCTACCGACCTGACGGATTCACTGTTCCGTCAATACGCTGCCAATTACAACCTCAGTTGGACATTGGAACAACTCATCGGTGCTACGTATGAAGAAGATTCTTCGCTTTATGCCGAAGCAAGCCCACTTTTCAACTGGTCTGATTGTCCCACGTTACTCATCTATGGCGGAATGGACGACCTCGTTCCGGAGGAGCAGGGAGTTGCCATGTTTGACACCCTGATGGTAAA
The sequence above is drawn from the Flavobacteriales bacterium genome and encodes:
- a CDS encoding outer membrane beta-barrel protein, giving the protein MKRFLPIVIALFIISFTEEANAQGKLGVFVGVGTMFYSGDLQEHLWPHPATMRWTVDAGLHWQITRRWGLQLNYTLGEITASDQFAAAAWRKNRDLRFRSLVHEIGLRGTFDILPNDKWKFLPYITAGVSALNFEPKRDGVALRPLQTEGVAYSNWTVSIPTGLGLKYQINCRWGLKGEVLYHWTITDYLDDVSGNYIAPTGDANRDFYSDPGSVSTPGKMRGNPKFKDGFFDVNVGVVFYFVGCGSNRKGGLIEDCEKMYKDVDMEKLKDMYGQ
- a CDS encoding alpha/beta fold hydrolase gives rise to the protein MRKSVRHKGVDVVYSQRSVGETVLLLHGFLEERGMWNNYADELSKNYNVIAVDLLGQGETGSIGYVHSMEDHAAAVAAVLDTETVESFTVVGHSMGGYVALALAELLPAKIQKLVLFHSTAYPDSEERKKDRERVIDLVKRNKGVYVRTVIPSLFAEHSRTELKDEIQDIIDIANGFTEQGIVANIRGMMERKDRSAILKSISFPKLILHGELDSVIPTESVEKLAALNSNISLQVVSNIGHMGHLEAPEKCLRILSDFIAN
- a CDS encoding GAF domain-containing protein yields the protein MAEELKITASANRKEMYDQLLPQIEVLVEGEPSLVANLANVAAALRQTFGFFWVGFYLVDGRELVLGPFQGDIACTRIRFGKGVCGTSWKKKKTVIVPNVDEFPGHIACSSASRSEIVVPIISNETVVAVLDVDSDRLDDFSEVDKLGLEPIAKLLIPFFG
- a CDS encoding outer membrane beta-barrel protein; the encoded protein is MKKLLLALFLTLSFGASFAQNTDQTVADEKPKKKRRMPSTREMVLLNFNFDSWLNTPSTVKPKWFASRGVDVAVLYDYVIAKSTFSLGLGVGFNSHNIQMEAFPIEYQVKDNGRANTETHSYTMLDPKFFDGQKITVNKISTNFIDIPFEVRFRSKSPADRKKLTAAIGFKIGWLVQSHTKTKVDEDYYYQGVNFGRKVKTYDIPNLTKFRYGVSARIGYANYYVSFFYSLTPLFVKGKGTEATPISIGIGVSPF
- a CDS encoding alpha/beta hydrolase fold domain-containing protein, producing the protein MLKLRPALILLVSVTVLLVGCFHLLPKGTDVHLNESYGPDQRNKLDMYLPDVRDTSTKTVMLIHGGAWVAGDKGGAELKDVRNQLLEAGYAVASMNYRYACGDYHKQMEDVGNALNHIVAHADGWKIGSSRFALMGYSAGGHLALLYAHVFDEQNLVQTVISNVGPTDLTDSLFRQYAANYNLSWTLEQLIGATYEEDSSLYAEASPLFNWSDCPTLLIYGGMDDLVPEEQGVAMFDTLMVNGVITDTIIPIQGTHNVYGPNNIYKQRVDQRVLDWLQNHL